Proteins found in one Crassostrea angulata isolate pt1a10 chromosome 3, ASM2561291v2, whole genome shotgun sequence genomic segment:
- the LOC128177112 gene encoding WD repeat-containing protein 64-like isoform X4, whose product MSEIAEHPGDGLARPYTVGTFQTRLDKFESFIKDITFQDVEATPEERRQWITESLRFDQFCDSIRDLFGSDIKNADLKAIYRKISTNPDAKVDWSELFGYFQSAAEEHEEAAGVGEEVSIFTVSKRQRVGEAAGDKTRRDTVQCLRFVPSLDGYVSASQKGAIVIWNSSLRMLSCIDINEAAWVTGCEYLPNIRRAVCCTERSIVVWDHRAKGKNQHVFSIKPFENSPQCICNVPTSSHLHEDTVLFGDDQGYINVLRILSKDLTIKNAKDAEKIQNTQPIPNYPIELDKLSYKIEKRKIHHDWVLKVKYFPELRCFASCSPHSKQSFVLEEIDRLYDDGEVRGVSIYKGVNCFDYCAKANIIATGGVDKVIRVWHPHIFSRPTGKLMGHLFTIVDICCNEKDQHLISLSTARVFRVWDIHTLTCLQVFTDNEERPGEKRIYSMVFDSRHERLLTGSSVIDSWPLTRAVQDTMQVPHTHDRPISQVVLNRELNQVITMCTESHIKIWELETGKRVGTINNAHDDNVEVTALCLDKSGYRMATGGFDGSIKVWDFGSGQVIKKKSGRHSEEDLSIVGMAYTYFQGDRVLLAVGWNNKIRMLLDTNENYDLPVVREFLDVYYWTAESGITPRDDPFPPTDPLPDIGQNTQVSMGSRKPSHVGSVFRKDYILSSHDLSSFTMYTDDTLITGCTDGTIVFWDVQKGEVQKVFQFPTDDGEEEQSSSKPRSRMGNERRVNMIKVMVHRERKLDPAYVKKKEEEEKEEKELEIIMSQKTSRRVSRANSRASRQSTAPAPIQVDSQKQKALMDEITAKVEGVEFEKTEDLTDAKIEEMIKNDDGDEKRDEEKSDDGFTKAESEDEEIEDEESKYITEEYAPILVSVHQDSFIRFWTMEGQLLREVSAVTRRTGTPVTCITHDENSNCMITGDIKGYLTLWSISKLLKNPESTEQNAVKQLICWRAHLVKIVSLMYIDKLKAIFSGSTDGSVRVWWGHKGRFIGFFSQHRPFVFPRNEESAGPATLPYDITEAPLAPVKVKSAKQKIRTKENIKFPLVVDYERWQPFRRSAYNRDKQTTSRKKRIPQPEDRKFFGALIKPKAYNHHLESFNTADKNQGAVFRALPVYRIKTPKKVTIPEPSYKIPTEDESQSYLFGNASKPLPHTAPTPGSVKRPQYVPHMTRVYQALKADPPLRLPTLRTTKKR is encoded by the exons ATGTCTGAGATCGCTGAACACCCCGGGGACGGGCTGGCCCGCCCGTACACCGTGGGGACATTTCAGACCCGTCTTGATAAGTTTGAGAGTTTCATTAAGGACATCACTTTCCAGGATGTTGAGGCCACACCTGAGGAACGGAGGCAATGGATCACAG AGAGCCTGAGGTTTGACCAGTTCTGTGACTCCATACGGGACCTGTTTGGTTCTGACATAAAGAATGCTGACCTGAAGGCCATCTACAGAAAGATTTCCACAAACCCAGACGCCAAGGTCGACTGGAGCGAG TTGTTCGGTTATTTCCAATCGGCGGCGGAGGAGCACGAGGAGGCAGCCGGCGTCGGGGAAGAGGTCAGCATCTTCACCGTCTCCAAGCGACAGCGCGTGGGAGAAGCTGCAG GGGATAAAACTCGTCGCGACACCGTGCAATGTTTGCGCTTTGTTCCATCGCTGGACGGCTACGTTTCAGCGTCACAAAAAGGAGCCATCGTCATATGGAATAGTTCA CTTCGAATGCTATCCTGTATCGACATTAAT GAAGCTGCTTGGGTTACTGGTTGTGAATACCTTCCAAACATACGCAGAGCGGTGTGTTGTACTGAAAGGAGCATTGTTGTTTGGGATCATCGTGCTAAGGGAAAAAATCAA CATGTGTTTTCTATCAAACCTTTTGAGAACTCCCCTCAGTGTATCTGCAATGTTCCTACTTCCTCTCACCTCCATGAGGATACAGTATTATTCGGAGATGATCAGGGCTATATCAATGTTTTACGGATACTCAGCAAAGACTTGACAATAAAAAATGCAAAggatgcagaaaaaatacagaatACTCAACCTATTCCCAATTATCCTATTGAACTTGATAAACTGTCATA taaaatagAAAAGAGGAAAATTCACCATGACTGGGTGCTAAAGGTGAAGTATTTTCCTGAGCTGAGATGTTTTGCATCCTGTTCCCCCCACAGCAAGCAGTCCTTTGTACTAGAGGAGATAGACAGGCTTTATGATGATGG gGAAGTGCGAGGTGTATCAATCTACAAAGGGGTGAATTGTTTTGATTATTGTGCCAAAGCCAACATAATTGCCACAGGGGGAGTGGACAAAGTCATCAGGGTGTGGCACCCTCACATCTTCTCCAGACCAACag GGAAACTGATGGGTCACTTGTTTACCATTGTTGACATTTGTTGCAATGAGAAAGACCAGCATCTGATCAGCCTGTCCACAGCCCGTGTGTTCAGAGTGTGGGACATTCACACCTTGACCTGTTTACAG GTCTTTACAGACAACGAGGAGAGACCTGGTGAAAAGAGAATCTATTCCATGGTATTTGATTCAAGGCATGAAAGGCTTTTGACAg GATCCAGTGTGATCGACTCATGGCCCCTGACTCGGGCTGTACAGGACACGATGCAGGTGCCCCACACACATGACAGACCCATCAGCCAGGTGGTTCTCAACCGAGAACTGAATCAGGTCATCACCATGTGTACAGAGTCACACATCAAG ATCTGGGAGCTGGAGACAGGTAAGAGGGTCGGGACCATTAACAATGCCCACGACGACAATGTGGAGGTGACGGCTCTCTGTCTGGACAAGTCCGGCTACAGGATGGCCACGGGAGGATTTGACG GGTCTATTAAGGTGTGGGATTTTGGGTCAGGCCAGGtgattaaaaagaaatcagGTCGTCACTCTGAAGAGGACCTCAGTATTGTGGGAATGGCTTACACCTACTTCCAGGGGGACCGCGTGCTTCTAGCTGTGGGATGGAATAACAAAATTAGGATGCTTCTG GATACCAATGAGAATTATGATTTGCCGGTGGTGCGAGAGTTTCTGGACGTGTACTACTGGACAGCAGAATCAGGGATCACCCCTAGAGATGACCCGTTTCCTCCCACTGACCCACTCCCAGATATAGGTCAAAACACACAGGTGTCAATGGGATCAAGGAAACCCTCCCATGTAGGATCAGTATTTAGAAAG GACTACATTCTCAGCTCCCATGATTTATCCTCATTTACCATGTACACAGACGATACACTGATTACTGGGTGTACGGATGGAACTATTGTCTTCTGGGATGTACAGAAGGGGGAGGTTCAAAAAGT GTTCCAATTCCCTACTGATGATGGAGAAGAGGAGCAGTCTTCCAGTAAGCCGCGGTCAAGGATGGGCAATGAGCGACGTGTCAACATGATCAAAGTGATGGTCCACAGAGAGAGGAAACTCGACCCTGCCTATGTCAA GAAGAAGGAGGAAGAAGAAAAAGAGGAGAAGGAATTAGAGATTATTATGTCTCAAAAAACGAGTCGACGAGTATCCCGAGCCAATTCTCGAGCTTCCAGGCAATCCACAGCACCTGCTCCAATACAA gTAGACTCACAAAAACAGAAGGCTTTGATGGATGAAATTACAGCAAAAGTCGAAGGGGTGGAATTTGAAAAAACTGAAGATTTGACAGATGCAAAGATAGAAG aaatgataaaaaatgatgatGGTGATGAAAAACGAGATGAAGAGAAATCAGATGATGGTTTTACGAAGGCGGAATCTGAGGATGAGGAGATTGAGGATGAGGAGAGTAAATACATCACAGAGGAGTATGCCCCAATCCTTGTATCAGTACACCAAGACTCCTTCATCAGGTTCTGGACAATGGAG GGGCAGCTACTGAGGGAGGTGTCAGCTGTTACGAGGAGAACCGGGACTCCCGTCACATGTATCACACACGATGAGAACAGTAACTGCATGATAACAGGGGACATTA agggTTATTTGACATTATGGAGCATTAGCAAACTGTTGAAGAACCCGGAATCCACAGAACAG AATGCAGTAAAACAGTTGATCTGTTGGCGGGCTCATCTGGTCAAGATTGTCTCCCTTATGTACATAGATAAACTCAAGGCCATATTTTCTGGGTCCACAGATGGATCAGTCAG GGTTTGGTGGGGTCACAAAGGTCGTTTTATAGGCTTTTTCAGCCAGCATAGACCTTTTGTGTTTCCAAGGAACGAAGAGTCAGCAGGACCAGCAACTCTGCCCTATGATATTACAGAg GCTCCTCTTGCCCCAGTTAAAGTTAAAAGTGCAAAGCAAAAGATTAGAACCAAGGAAAACATCAAGTTCCCTCTTGTGGTTGACTATGAAAG GTGGCAGCCTTTTAGACGATCAGCTTATAATCGGGATAAACAGACAACAAGTCGCAAAAAACGCATTCCTCAACCGGAGGACAGAAAATTCTTTGGAGCACTTATCAAACCAAAG GCCTACAATCATCACTTAGAGAGTTTTAACACAGCTGATAAAAACCAAGGAGCAGTATTTAGGGCTTTGCCTGTGTATCGG ATAAAAACTCCAAAGAAAGTGACCATTCCAGAACCTAGCTATAAGATTCCCACAGAGGATGAGTCCCAGAGCTACCTGTTTGGGAACGCCAGCAAG CCTTTGCCCCATACTGCCCCCACCCCCGGGTCCGTGAAGAGACCCCAGTATGTCCCTCACATGACCCGGGTCTATCAGGCCCTCAAAGCTGACCCACCACTAAGACTACCCACCCTCAGGACGACCAAGAAACGCTAG
- the LOC128177112 gene encoding WD repeat-containing protein 64-like isoform X2, whose amino-acid sequence MSEIAEHPGDGLARPYTVGTFQTRLDKFESFIKDITFQDVEATPEERRQWITESLRFDQFCDSIRDLFGSDIKNADLKAIYRKISTNPDAKVDWSELFGYFQSAAEEHEEAAGVGEEVSIFTVSKRQRVGEAAGDKTRRDTVQCLRFVPSLDGYVSASQKGAIVIWNSSLRMLSCIDINEAAWVTGCEYLPNIRRAVCCTERSIVVWDHRAKGKNQHVFSIKPFENSPQCICNVPTSSHLHEDTVLFGDDQGYINVLRILSKDLTIKNAKDAEKIQNTQPIPNYPIELDKLSYKIEKRKIHHDWVLKVKYFPELRCFASCSPHSKQSFVLEEIDRLYDDGEVRGVSIYKGVNCFDYCAKANIIATGGVDKVIRVWHPHIFSRPTGKLMGHLFTIVDICCNEKDQHLISLSTARVFRVWDIHTLTCLQVFTDNEERPGEKRIYSMVFDSRHERLLTGSSVIDSWPLTRAVQDTMQVPHTHDRPISQVVLNRELNQVITMCTESHIKIWELETGKRVGTINNAHDDNVEVTALCLDKSGYRMATGGFDGSIKVWDFGSGQVIKKKSGRHSEEDLSIVGMAYTYFQGDRVLLAVGWNNKIRMLLDTNENYDLPVVREFLDVYYWTAESGITPRDDPFPPTDPLPDIGQNTQVSMGSRKPSHVGSVFRKDYILSSHDLSSFTMYTDDTLITGCTDGTIVFWDVQKGEVQKVFQFPTDDGEEEQSSSKPRSRMGNERRVNMIKVMVHRERKLDPAYVKKKEEEEKEEKELEIIMSQKTSRRVSRANSRASRQSTAPAPIQVDSQKQKALMDEITAKVEGVEFEKTEDLTDAKIEEMIKNDDGDEKRDEEKSDDGFTKAESEDEEIEDEESKYITEEYAPILVSVHQDSFIRFWTMEGQLLREVSAVTRRTGTPVTCITHDENSNCMITGDIKGYLTLWSISKLLKNPESTEQNAVKQLICWRAHLVKIVSLMYIDKLKAIFSGSTDGSVRVWWGHKGRFIGFFSQHRPFVFPRNEESAGPATLPYDITEAPLAPVKVKSAKQKIRTKENIKFPLVVDYERWQPFRRSAYNRDKQTTSRKKRIPQPEDRKFFGALIKPKDYLKKVLSPTNKWAYNHHLESFNTADKNQGAVFRALPVYRIKTPKKVTIPEPSYKIPTEDESQSYLFGNASKPLPHTAPTPGSVKRPQYVPHMTRVYQALKADPPLRLPTLRTTKKR is encoded by the exons ATGTCTGAGATCGCTGAACACCCCGGGGACGGGCTGGCCCGCCCGTACACCGTGGGGACATTTCAGACCCGTCTTGATAAGTTTGAGAGTTTCATTAAGGACATCACTTTCCAGGATGTTGAGGCCACACCTGAGGAACGGAGGCAATGGATCACAG AGAGCCTGAGGTTTGACCAGTTCTGTGACTCCATACGGGACCTGTTTGGTTCTGACATAAAGAATGCTGACCTGAAGGCCATCTACAGAAAGATTTCCACAAACCCAGACGCCAAGGTCGACTGGAGCGAG TTGTTCGGTTATTTCCAATCGGCGGCGGAGGAGCACGAGGAGGCAGCCGGCGTCGGGGAAGAGGTCAGCATCTTCACCGTCTCCAAGCGACAGCGCGTGGGAGAAGCTGCAG GGGATAAAACTCGTCGCGACACCGTGCAATGTTTGCGCTTTGTTCCATCGCTGGACGGCTACGTTTCAGCGTCACAAAAAGGAGCCATCGTCATATGGAATAGTTCA CTTCGAATGCTATCCTGTATCGACATTAAT GAAGCTGCTTGGGTTACTGGTTGTGAATACCTTCCAAACATACGCAGAGCGGTGTGTTGTACTGAAAGGAGCATTGTTGTTTGGGATCATCGTGCTAAGGGAAAAAATCAA CATGTGTTTTCTATCAAACCTTTTGAGAACTCCCCTCAGTGTATCTGCAATGTTCCTACTTCCTCTCACCTCCATGAGGATACAGTATTATTCGGAGATGATCAGGGCTATATCAATGTTTTACGGATACTCAGCAAAGACTTGACAATAAAAAATGCAAAggatgcagaaaaaatacagaatACTCAACCTATTCCCAATTATCCTATTGAACTTGATAAACTGTCATA taaaatagAAAAGAGGAAAATTCACCATGACTGGGTGCTAAAGGTGAAGTATTTTCCTGAGCTGAGATGTTTTGCATCCTGTTCCCCCCACAGCAAGCAGTCCTTTGTACTAGAGGAGATAGACAGGCTTTATGATGATGG gGAAGTGCGAGGTGTATCAATCTACAAAGGGGTGAATTGTTTTGATTATTGTGCCAAAGCCAACATAATTGCCACAGGGGGAGTGGACAAAGTCATCAGGGTGTGGCACCCTCACATCTTCTCCAGACCAACag GGAAACTGATGGGTCACTTGTTTACCATTGTTGACATTTGTTGCAATGAGAAAGACCAGCATCTGATCAGCCTGTCCACAGCCCGTGTGTTCAGAGTGTGGGACATTCACACCTTGACCTGTTTACAG GTCTTTACAGACAACGAGGAGAGACCTGGTGAAAAGAGAATCTATTCCATGGTATTTGATTCAAGGCATGAAAGGCTTTTGACAg GATCCAGTGTGATCGACTCATGGCCCCTGACTCGGGCTGTACAGGACACGATGCAGGTGCCCCACACACATGACAGACCCATCAGCCAGGTGGTTCTCAACCGAGAACTGAATCAGGTCATCACCATGTGTACAGAGTCACACATCAAG ATCTGGGAGCTGGAGACAGGTAAGAGGGTCGGGACCATTAACAATGCCCACGACGACAATGTGGAGGTGACGGCTCTCTGTCTGGACAAGTCCGGCTACAGGATGGCCACGGGAGGATTTGACG GGTCTATTAAGGTGTGGGATTTTGGGTCAGGCCAGGtgattaaaaagaaatcagGTCGTCACTCTGAAGAGGACCTCAGTATTGTGGGAATGGCTTACACCTACTTCCAGGGGGACCGCGTGCTTCTAGCTGTGGGATGGAATAACAAAATTAGGATGCTTCTG GATACCAATGAGAATTATGATTTGCCGGTGGTGCGAGAGTTTCTGGACGTGTACTACTGGACAGCAGAATCAGGGATCACCCCTAGAGATGACCCGTTTCCTCCCACTGACCCACTCCCAGATATAGGTCAAAACACACAGGTGTCAATGGGATCAAGGAAACCCTCCCATGTAGGATCAGTATTTAGAAAG GACTACATTCTCAGCTCCCATGATTTATCCTCATTTACCATGTACACAGACGATACACTGATTACTGGGTGTACGGATGGAACTATTGTCTTCTGGGATGTACAGAAGGGGGAGGTTCAAAAAGT GTTCCAATTCCCTACTGATGATGGAGAAGAGGAGCAGTCTTCCAGTAAGCCGCGGTCAAGGATGGGCAATGAGCGACGTGTCAACATGATCAAAGTGATGGTCCACAGAGAGAGGAAACTCGACCCTGCCTATGTCAA GAAGAAGGAGGAAGAAGAAAAAGAGGAGAAGGAATTAGAGATTATTATGTCTCAAAAAACGAGTCGACGAGTATCCCGAGCCAATTCTCGAGCTTCCAGGCAATCCACAGCACCTGCTCCAATACAA gTAGACTCACAAAAACAGAAGGCTTTGATGGATGAAATTACAGCAAAAGTCGAAGGGGTGGAATTTGAAAAAACTGAAGATTTGACAGATGCAAAGATAGAAG aaatgataaaaaatgatgatGGTGATGAAAAACGAGATGAAGAGAAATCAGATGATGGTTTTACGAAGGCGGAATCTGAGGATGAGGAGATTGAGGATGAGGAGAGTAAATACATCACAGAGGAGTATGCCCCAATCCTTGTATCAGTACACCAAGACTCCTTCATCAGGTTCTGGACAATGGAG GGGCAGCTACTGAGGGAGGTGTCAGCTGTTACGAGGAGAACCGGGACTCCCGTCACATGTATCACACACGATGAGAACAGTAACTGCATGATAACAGGGGACATTA agggTTATTTGACATTATGGAGCATTAGCAAACTGTTGAAGAACCCGGAATCCACAGAACAG AATGCAGTAAAACAGTTGATCTGTTGGCGGGCTCATCTGGTCAAGATTGTCTCCCTTATGTACATAGATAAACTCAAGGCCATATTTTCTGGGTCCACAGATGGATCAGTCAG GGTTTGGTGGGGTCACAAAGGTCGTTTTATAGGCTTTTTCAGCCAGCATAGACCTTTTGTGTTTCCAAGGAACGAAGAGTCAGCAGGACCAGCAACTCTGCCCTATGATATTACAGAg GCTCCTCTTGCCCCAGTTAAAGTTAAAAGTGCAAAGCAAAAGATTAGAACCAAGGAAAACATCAAGTTCCCTCTTGTGGTTGACTATGAAAG GTGGCAGCCTTTTAGACGATCAGCTTATAATCGGGATAAACAGACAACAAGTCGCAAAAAACGCATTCCTCAACCGGAGGACAGAAAATTCTTTGGAGCACTTATCAAACCAAAG GATTACTTAAAGAAAGTTTTATCTCCCACTAATAAATGG GCCTACAATCATCACTTAGAGAGTTTTAACACAGCTGATAAAAACCAAGGAGCAGTATTTAGGGCTTTGCCTGTGTATCGG ATAAAAACTCCAAAGAAAGTGACCATTCCAGAACCTAGCTATAAGATTCCCACAGAGGATGAGTCCCAGAGCTACCTGTTTGGGAACGCCAGCAAG CCTTTGCCCCATACTGCCCCCACCCCCGGGTCCGTGAAGAGACCCCAGTATGTCCCTCACATGACCCGGGTCTATCAGGCCCTCAAAGCTGACCCACCACTAAGACTACCCACCCTCAGGACGACCAAGAAACGCTAG
- the LOC128177112 gene encoding WD repeat-containing protein 64-like isoform X6, giving the protein MSEIAEHPGDGLARPYTVGTFQTRLDKFESFIKDITFQDVEATPEERRQWITESLRFDQFCDSIRDLFGSDIKNADLKAIYRKISTNPDAKVDWSELFGYFQSAAEEHEEAAGVGEEVSIFTVSKRQRVGEAAGDKTRRDTVQCLRFVPSLDGYVSASQKGAIVIWNSSLRMLSCIDINEAAWVTGCEYLPNIRRAVCCTERSIVVWDHRAKGKNQHVFSIKPFENSPQCICNVPTSSHLHEDTVLFGDDQGYINVLRILSKDLTIKNAKDAEKIQNTQPIPNYPIELDKLSYKIEKRKIHHDWVLKVKYFPELRCFASCSPHSKQSFVLEEIDRLYDDGEVRGVSIYKGVNCFDYCAKANIIATGGVDKVIRVWHPHIFSRPTGKLMGHLFTIVDICCNEKDQHLISLSTARVFRVWDIHTLTCLQVFTDNEERPGEKRIYSMVFDSRHERLLTGSSVIDSWPLTRAVQDTMQVPHTHDRPISQVVLNRELNQVITMCTESHIKIWELETGKRVGTINNAHDDNVEVTALCLDKSGYRMATGGFDGSIKVWDFGSGQVIKKKSGRHSEEDLSIVGMAYTYFQGDRVLLAVGWNNKIRMLLDTNENYDLPVVREFLDVYYWTAESGITPRDDPFPPTDPLPDIGQNTQVSMGSRKPSHVGSVFRKDYILSSHDLSSFTMYTDDTLITGCTDGTIVFWDVQKGEVQKVFQFPTDDGEEEQSSSKPRSRMGNERRVNMIKVMVHRERKLDPAYVKKKEEEEKEEKELEIIMSQKTSRRVSRANSRASRQSTAPAPIQVDSQKQKALMDEITAKVEGVEFEKTEDLTDAKIEEMIKNDDGDEKRDEEKSDDGFTKAESEDEEIEDEESKYITEEYAPILVSVHQDSFIRFWTMEGQLLREVSAVTRRTGTPVTCITHDENSNCMITGDIKGYLTLWSISKLLKNPESTEQNAVKQLICWRAHLVKIVSLMYIDKLKAIFSGSTDGSVRVWWGHKGRFIGFFSQHRPFVFPRNEESAGPATLPYDITEAPLAPVKVKSAKQKIRTKENIKFPLVVDYERWQPFRRSAYNRDKQTTSRKKRIPQPEDRKFFGALIKPKDYLKKVLSPTNKWAYNHHLESFNTADKNQGAVFRALPVYRIKTPKKVTIPEPSYKIPTEDESQSYLFGNASKEKAE; this is encoded by the exons ATGTCTGAGATCGCTGAACACCCCGGGGACGGGCTGGCCCGCCCGTACACCGTGGGGACATTTCAGACCCGTCTTGATAAGTTTGAGAGTTTCATTAAGGACATCACTTTCCAGGATGTTGAGGCCACACCTGAGGAACGGAGGCAATGGATCACAG AGAGCCTGAGGTTTGACCAGTTCTGTGACTCCATACGGGACCTGTTTGGTTCTGACATAAAGAATGCTGACCTGAAGGCCATCTACAGAAAGATTTCCACAAACCCAGACGCCAAGGTCGACTGGAGCGAG TTGTTCGGTTATTTCCAATCGGCGGCGGAGGAGCACGAGGAGGCAGCCGGCGTCGGGGAAGAGGTCAGCATCTTCACCGTCTCCAAGCGACAGCGCGTGGGAGAAGCTGCAG GGGATAAAACTCGTCGCGACACCGTGCAATGTTTGCGCTTTGTTCCATCGCTGGACGGCTACGTTTCAGCGTCACAAAAAGGAGCCATCGTCATATGGAATAGTTCA CTTCGAATGCTATCCTGTATCGACATTAAT GAAGCTGCTTGGGTTACTGGTTGTGAATACCTTCCAAACATACGCAGAGCGGTGTGTTGTACTGAAAGGAGCATTGTTGTTTGGGATCATCGTGCTAAGGGAAAAAATCAA CATGTGTTTTCTATCAAACCTTTTGAGAACTCCCCTCAGTGTATCTGCAATGTTCCTACTTCCTCTCACCTCCATGAGGATACAGTATTATTCGGAGATGATCAGGGCTATATCAATGTTTTACGGATACTCAGCAAAGACTTGACAATAAAAAATGCAAAggatgcagaaaaaatacagaatACTCAACCTATTCCCAATTATCCTATTGAACTTGATAAACTGTCATA taaaatagAAAAGAGGAAAATTCACCATGACTGGGTGCTAAAGGTGAAGTATTTTCCTGAGCTGAGATGTTTTGCATCCTGTTCCCCCCACAGCAAGCAGTCCTTTGTACTAGAGGAGATAGACAGGCTTTATGATGATGG gGAAGTGCGAGGTGTATCAATCTACAAAGGGGTGAATTGTTTTGATTATTGTGCCAAAGCCAACATAATTGCCACAGGGGGAGTGGACAAAGTCATCAGGGTGTGGCACCCTCACATCTTCTCCAGACCAACag GGAAACTGATGGGTCACTTGTTTACCATTGTTGACATTTGTTGCAATGAGAAAGACCAGCATCTGATCAGCCTGTCCACAGCCCGTGTGTTCAGAGTGTGGGACATTCACACCTTGACCTGTTTACAG GTCTTTACAGACAACGAGGAGAGACCTGGTGAAAAGAGAATCTATTCCATGGTATTTGATTCAAGGCATGAAAGGCTTTTGACAg GATCCAGTGTGATCGACTCATGGCCCCTGACTCGGGCTGTACAGGACACGATGCAGGTGCCCCACACACATGACAGACCCATCAGCCAGGTGGTTCTCAACCGAGAACTGAATCAGGTCATCACCATGTGTACAGAGTCACACATCAAG ATCTGGGAGCTGGAGACAGGTAAGAGGGTCGGGACCATTAACAATGCCCACGACGACAATGTGGAGGTGACGGCTCTCTGTCTGGACAAGTCCGGCTACAGGATGGCCACGGGAGGATTTGACG GGTCTATTAAGGTGTGGGATTTTGGGTCAGGCCAGGtgattaaaaagaaatcagGTCGTCACTCTGAAGAGGACCTCAGTATTGTGGGAATGGCTTACACCTACTTCCAGGGGGACCGCGTGCTTCTAGCTGTGGGATGGAATAACAAAATTAGGATGCTTCTG GATACCAATGAGAATTATGATTTGCCGGTGGTGCGAGAGTTTCTGGACGTGTACTACTGGACAGCAGAATCAGGGATCACCCCTAGAGATGACCCGTTTCCTCCCACTGACCCACTCCCAGATATAGGTCAAAACACACAGGTGTCAATGGGATCAAGGAAACCCTCCCATGTAGGATCAGTATTTAGAAAG GACTACATTCTCAGCTCCCATGATTTATCCTCATTTACCATGTACACAGACGATACACTGATTACTGGGTGTACGGATGGAACTATTGTCTTCTGGGATGTACAGAAGGGGGAGGTTCAAAAAGT GTTCCAATTCCCTACTGATGATGGAGAAGAGGAGCAGTCTTCCAGTAAGCCGCGGTCAAGGATGGGCAATGAGCGACGTGTCAACATGATCAAAGTGATGGTCCACAGAGAGAGGAAACTCGACCCTGCCTATGTCAA GAAGAAGGAGGAAGAAGAAAAAGAGGAGAAGGAATTAGAGATTATTATGTCTCAAAAAACGAGTCGACGAGTATCCCGAGCCAATTCTCGAGCTTCCAGGCAATCCACAGCACCTGCTCCAATACAA gTAGACTCACAAAAACAGAAGGCTTTGATGGATGAAATTACAGCAAAAGTCGAAGGGGTGGAATTTGAAAAAACTGAAGATTTGACAGATGCAAAGATAGAAG aaatgataaaaaatgatgatGGTGATGAAAAACGAGATGAAGAGAAATCAGATGATGGTTTTACGAAGGCGGAATCTGAGGATGAGGAGATTGAGGATGAGGAGAGTAAATACATCACAGAGGAGTATGCCCCAATCCTTGTATCAGTACACCAAGACTCCTTCATCAGGTTCTGGACAATGGAG GGGCAGCTACTGAGGGAGGTGTCAGCTGTTACGAGGAGAACCGGGACTCCCGTCACATGTATCACACACGATGAGAACAGTAACTGCATGATAACAGGGGACATTA agggTTATTTGACATTATGGAGCATTAGCAAACTGTTGAAGAACCCGGAATCCACAGAACAG AATGCAGTAAAACAGTTGATCTGTTGGCGGGCTCATCTGGTCAAGATTGTCTCCCTTATGTACATAGATAAACTCAAGGCCATATTTTCTGGGTCCACAGATGGATCAGTCAG GGTTTGGTGGGGTCACAAAGGTCGTTTTATAGGCTTTTTCAGCCAGCATAGACCTTTTGTGTTTCCAAGGAACGAAGAGTCAGCAGGACCAGCAACTCTGCCCTATGATATTACAGAg GCTCCTCTTGCCCCAGTTAAAGTTAAAAGTGCAAAGCAAAAGATTAGAACCAAGGAAAACATCAAGTTCCCTCTTGTGGTTGACTATGAAAG GTGGCAGCCTTTTAGACGATCAGCTTATAATCGGGATAAACAGACAACAAGTCGCAAAAAACGCATTCCTCAACCGGAGGACAGAAAATTCTTTGGAGCACTTATCAAACCAAAG GATTACTTAAAGAAAGTTTTATCTCCCACTAATAAATGG GCCTACAATCATCACTTAGAGAGTTTTAACACAGCTGATAAAAACCAAGGAGCAGTATTTAGGGCTTTGCCTGTGTATCGG ATAAAAACTCCAAAGAAAGTGACCATTCCAGAACCTAGCTATAAGATTCCCACAGAGGATGAGTCCCAGAGCTACCTGTTTGGGAACGCCAGCAAG GAAAAGGCTGAGTGA